A region from the Helicoverpa armigera isolate CAAS_96S chromosome 6, ASM3070526v1, whole genome shotgun sequence genome encodes:
- the LOC110376928 gene encoding ATP synthase mitochondrial F1 complex assembly factor 2: MIPLSTSIKSFLKTSCTRCLRYQNYATRKRFYRGTGILQSDNKWEITLDHRRLKTPNGKVLAVSSEPLARAIAAEWDAQTEVIAQPVMHLTALCNIALDNPGKLTPHDIAIYFLEYISTDTLLFYSEEDDELRMLQEKEWGPILEWFQKRFNVTQEVSRGLEPPPVTTETRAVLARYFLSYDFAALSAMSFGVEALKSPLLMIACVERRLEPKQAVFLARLEEEFQLRRWGRVPWAHELNQAELTARVAASLLVIHSSAENHSAKAKASPEQLSQ; encoded by the exons ATGATTCCTTTATCAACAtctattaaaagttttcttaaaactagcTGTACTAGATGTCTAAGATATCAAAATTATG CCACACGGAAGAGATTTTATCGTGGCACAGGTATTTTACAAAGTGACAACAAATGGGAGATCACTTTAGACCATCGGCGTTTAAAAACACCCAATGGGAAAGTTTTAGCAGTAAGCAGTGAGCCCCTGGCTCGTGCCATTGCAGCTGAATGGGATGCTCAAACTGAAGTAATAGCGCAACCTGTTATGCACTTG ACTGCACTATGCAACATAGCTTTGGATAATCCTGGAAAATTGACTCCACATGATATTGCAATATATTTCCTAGAATATATTTCAACAGATACTCTTCTATTTTATTCAGAG GAGGATGACGAGTTACGGATGCTTCAAGAAAAAGAATGGGGTCCTATATTAGAATGGTTCCAGAAGAGATTTAACGTTACTCAAGAAGTTTCAAGAGGTTTAGAACCCCCACCGGTAACAACAGAAACTAGAGCAGTTTTGGCAAGATACTTCTTATCCTATGATTTCGCTGCACTTAGTG CAATGTCATTCGGCGTGGAAGCCTTGAAATCACCGCTACTAATGATAGCGTGTGTTGAGCGGCGACTGGAGCCAAAGCAGGCAGTTTTCCTAGCACGCCTTGAGGAAGAGTTTCAG tTAAGGCGGTGGGGGCGCGTTCCGTGGGCTCATGAGTTAAATCAAGCGGAGCTGACTGCGCGTGTGGCCGCTTCCTTGTTAGTCATCCACAGCTCCGCCGAAAATCACTCGGCTAAGGCGAAAGCATCGCCTGAACAATTGAGTcaataa